agccctggcccccagGACACATGGGAATGGGGTGGCTGTAACCATGACATGGACTTTGGAGAGAAGTTCTCTCGGGATTTCTTGGATTCCAGGGAAGCTCCCCGGGACATCCAGGCACGAATGCGAATCCACAACAACAGGGTGGGGCGTCAGGTATGTGTGTACATCTTGTCCTGGGTCTCCCCAGCTTTTGAGGCCTGGTTAGAGTTTGAGAGGCACAGGGAAATGATAGGATAAAGTGTGATGAGTGACTGACACTCACCATCAGCAAGTCACCCAGCCTCAGTTTTGTATCTGTCAAGAACCTAATGATACTTATCTTACAATGTTATTAAGACTGAGCTAgcaggccagtgtggtggctcacgcctataatttcagcacttttggaggctgaggggggaggactgcttgaggccaggagttcaagaacagcctgagcaatgttgtgagacccccatctctatattttaaaaaattatatatataaaaacagattgggccgggtgcggtggctcatgcctgtaatcccagcactttgggaggctgaggcaggcagatcacctgaggtcaagagttcaagaccaccctggccaaggtggagaaaccccatctctattaaaagtacaaaaattaggccgggtgcagtggctcacacctgtaatctcagcactttgggaggccaaggtgggtggatcaagaggttaggaaatcgagaccatcctggctaacatgggaaaccccatctctattaaaaatacaaaaaattagccggccatggtggcatgtgcctgtagtcccagctactggggagactgaggcaggagaatcacttgaacccgggaggcagaggttgcagtgagcctagatcgtgccactgcactccagcctgggtgacagagcaagactccctctcaaaaaaaaaaaaaaaaaaaaaaaaaaggacaaaaattagcctggcgtggtggcatgcgcctgtaatcccagctactcaggaggctgaggcaggagaagcacttgaacctgggaggcggaggttgcagtgagccaagatggtgccagcctgggcgacaagagcaaggctccgtctcaaaaaacaaaaacaaacaaataaacaaacaaacaaaaaaaacagactgaGCTAGCAAATAGTATACCCAGCATAGTGCCTCATCGTTGGCTGACCGCATAGTAGCTCTTATTACAGCTACCTTCCCTACAGAATTTAGGCGTGCTGTGGGCCAGATTCCCAATTTTATAAGTGCTTACATTGGAAAGAGCACTGGATTGGGAGTCAGGACAACTAGAGTTGAGTCTTGGCTCTATTACCAGCTGTTGATGGAAGATGGACAAATCACACTGCTCTGTCTTCAATTCTGCCATCATAAAACGAGGAAGTTGGCTATTAGCTAACTGCAGTGTCCTTTCTGTTCTGATATGCCATGTTATTCTTGCCTCCATTTGTCCCTCCCTGTGTTCTctgttccctttcctctcctgtgTCACTGTGTTCTGTCCATTTGCTGCCCTCCGCTTCACCTCTTCTCCCTCTGATGCTCTAGGTGGTAACTGAAAACCTGAAGCGGAAATGCAAGTGTCATGGCACGTCAGGCAGCTGCCAGTTCAAGACATGCTGGAGGGCGGCCCCAGAGTTCCGGGCAGTGGGGGCAGCGTTGAGGGAGCGGCTGGGCCGGGCCATCTTCATTGATACACACAACCGCAATTCTGGAGCCTTCCAGCCCCGTCTGCGTCCCCGTCGCCTCTCAGGAGAGCTGGTCTACTTTGAGAGGTCTCCTGACTTCTGTGAGCGAGACCCCACTATGGGCTCCCCAGGGACAAGGGGCCGGGCCTGCAACAAGACCAGCCGCCTGTTGGATGGCTGTGGCAGCTTGTGCTGTGGCCGTGGGCACAACGTGCTCCGGCAGACACGGGTTGAGCGCTGCCATTGCCGCTTCCACTGGTGCTGCTATGTGCTGTGTGATGAGTGCAAGGTTACAGAGTGGGTGAATGTGTGTAAGTGAGGGTCAGCCTCACCttggggctggggaagaggaCTGTGAGAGGGGCGCCTTTTCAGCCCTTTGCTCTGATTTCCTTCCAAGGTCACTCTTGGTCCCTGGAAGCTTAAAGTATCTACCTGGAAACAGCTTTAGGGGTAGTGGGGGTCAGGTGGACTCTGGGATGTGTAGCCTTCTCCCCAACAATTGGAGGGTCTTGAGGGGAAGCTGCCACCCCTCTTCTGCTCCTTAGACTGAATGGACTAAGATGAAGTGTACTGTATTGCTCCTCCCACTTCTCAACTCCAGAGCCCCTTTAACCCTGATTCATACTCCTTTTGGCTGGGGAGTCCCTATAGTTTCACCACTCCTCTCCCTTGAGGGATAACCCCAGGCACTGTTTGGAGCCGTAAGATCTGTATCTAGAAAGCGATCATCCACTCCTATGTACTATCCCCAAACTCCTCTCCTGCAGCCTGGGCTCCCTCTTGTGGGATAATGGGGGACAGTGGTAGAGAGGTTCTTCTTGGGAAAGGGACAGAGTGCTGAGGGGTACTCGCCCCTGAATCCTCAGAGAGTTGTCTGTCCAGGCCCTTAGGGAAGTTGTCTCCTTCCATTCAGATGTTAATGGGGACCCTCCAAAGGAAGGGGTTTTCCCATGACTCTTGgagcctctttttccttcttcagcaGGAAGGGTGGGAATGGATAATTTATCTACTGAGACTTTTTCTTGGTTCCTgtttgaaactaaaataaattaagttACTGGACTGGTGGATGCAGATGGTGATGTATGTACCCACACTTGGGATCCCAGTCCATAGCTTCTTTTCTAGGTGAATTCTCCTACCGTCCTACACTCAGTGACTTTATGTATATCCTGCTGAGTTCCGCGAAGGATTTGAAATGAATCTCAGTGACTTTGTTGGCAACTTTTCCTTTGTAAAACCAGGAAGGACTATGTGGGAAGGGCTAGAGTTCCAGATGTAGGCCCTATTGACTATGTGCCTCAACTCCAGATTTCACCTTGATCACTGCCTTAGAACAAgggctggcaatttttttttttttctataaagggctagatagtaaataCATTACGCTTGTGGTCTTTGTcccaactattcaactctgccgcaattactcaactctgctgttataGATCAACAGCAGCCACAGACcacacataaatgaatgagcatggcagTGTCCAGTAAAACTTCATTCACAGAAATGGGCTGCAAGACCAAATTTGGTCCCCTAGCTGCAGTTTGTTGACCCTCGTTCTAGATGAGGTTGCCTTTGTTCTGGAGTTTTTCAGTCCTAAATGTATCTCAACACTGAACTTGGACCCAAAAGAACAGGTACTTTTTTCTCTGATTCCAAAGGAGTGAACGTGGGATGTAGATGCAAGACTGATGGGAAACATATAAAAGAGATTCATATGCTTGAAATGGGAGTTTTTCTCTCTGAAAACCAGCAAAACCAGCATGTTCTCTCATGGAATTATTTGCATGTTTTTTGTCCTTATTTatttgattgagacagggtctcactttgtcacccaggctggagggcaatggtgagatcttggctcactgcaacctcctcctcctgggttcaagcaatccttgtgccttagtctcccgagtagctgggattacaggtatgcattaccacgcctggctacgttttgcatttttagtagagatgggttttcgccatgttggttgaccaggctggtctcgaactccttgcctcaagtgatccacacgccttggtctcccaaagtgctgggattacaggtgtgagccactgtgcccggcctattattatttttttgaaacaggatttcgctctgttgccttggctggagtgcagtgacgtgatcttggctcactgcaaactccacttcttgggctcaagtctGGGcccaagagtagctgggactacagacacatgccaccacacctggctaatttttgtgtgtgtgtgtatttttttgtattaatagggtttcaccatgttgcccaggctggtcttgaactcctgaccttaagcgatctgcctgtctcagcttcccatgACTTTCCTCATTTAGAGCTCTTTTGTATGTCATCTTAGTAAAATAATTCCTTTATCTTGTAAGAGATAACATCAACTAAACAGaacaagatttttatttatttatttatttttgaggtggagtttcactcttgttgcccaggctggagtgcaatggtgtgatcttggctcactgcaacctccacctctctgattcaagcaattcttctgcctcagcctcccaagtagctgggactacaggtgcgtgccaccgtgcctggctaatttttgtatttttagtagagatggggtttcaccatgttggccaggctggtctcaaactcctaacctcaggtgatccacccgcctcagtctcccaaagttctaggattacaggcatgagccactgtgcctggccctagccCAACATCTGAAAATAAACTGttactgggctgggcgcggtggctcatgcttgtaatcccagcactttgggaggccgagatgggcagatcacgaggtcaggagatcaagaccatcctggttaacacggtgaaaccccgtctctactaaaaatacaaaaaaaaaaaatagccgggcatggtggcgggcgcctgcggtcccagctactctggaggctgaggcaggagaatggcgtgaacccggcaggtggagcttgtagtgagccaaggtcgtgccactgcactctagcctgggtgacagagcgagactccgtctcaataaataaataaatacatacatacataaactgttttcttcctttctttcctttatttcctttctctttctttcttttctttttctttctttctttctttctttcttctttcttcttttctttctttttttttttttatacagtgtcttgctctgtcttccaggctgagtgcaatggctcaatcttggctcactgcaacttctgcctcccaggttcaagcgattcctgcctcagcctcccaagtagctgggattacaggtgctggccaccacacccagctaatttttgtattttttagtagagatagggttttgccatgttggccaggctgctcttgaactcctaacctcaggtgatccatctgccttggcctcccaaagtgctgggattatgggcgtcagccaccaagcccagcctaaaCTGTTATCTTTCTAAGATTCAATGCAGAAAAGGAAGGTGCATCACACATTTAGAACTTCACAAATGACTGCACACTTATGCAGCTGCCAGATGCTGACTCTAACAGGTTATTTCTTTGGCCAGAGAATGTAGAAATAGTTCTCTCCATTTTTCTAGACAATAGACACTTCTGCTACCCTCAAGATCAGATGAAATGAGAGTAGTACCAAGGTAGCGAGGACATTTTGAGGAGTATTAGGTTAGggcagtactttttttttttttttgagacagggtcttagggtctctctctgtcacccaggctggagtgcagtagcgtgatctcggcttactgcaacctccacctcctgggctcaaccgatcctcctgcctcaacctcctgagtagctgggaatacaggtgtgcaccaccaggcccggataatttttgtatttttagtagagatggggtttcgctatgtcatccaggctggtctcgaactcctggactcaagctatccgccctcctctgcctcctaaagtgctaggattacaggcatgagccactgtgcctg
The nucleotide sequence above comes from Nomascus leucogenys isolate Asia chromosome 8, Asia_NLE_v1, whole genome shotgun sequence. Encoded proteins:
- the WNT10B gene encoding protein Wnt-10b; protein product: MLEEPRPRPPPSGLAGLLFLVLCSRALSNEILGLKLPGEPPLTANTVCLTLSGLSKRQLGLCLRNPDVTASALQGLHIAVHECQHQLRDQRWNCSALEGGGRLPHHSAILRRGFRESAFSFSMLAAGVMHAVATACSLGKLVSCGCGWKGSGEQDRLRAKLLQLQALSRGKSFPHSLPSPGPGSSPSPGPQDTWEWGGCNHDMDFGEKFSRDFLDSREAPRDIQARMRIHNNRVGRQVVTENLKRKCKCHGTSGSCQFKTCWRAAPEFRAVGAALRERLGRAIFIDTHNRNSGAFQPRLRPRRLSGELVYFERSPDFCERDPTMGSPGTRGRACNKTSRLLDGCGSLCCGRGHNVLRQTRVERCHCRFHWCCYVLCDECKVTEWVNVCK